In the genome of Methanomicrobia archaeon, one region contains:
- a CDS encoding ArsR family transcriptional regulator yields the protein MIRDSGNHENGTEDTAELAEEKLLILPLNDKNSKLISQVISNDTARAILETISDAPRSTTEIAEKLGIPLTTVQYNLEKLAEAGLVKVARTRYSRKMKPVKLYAPQRKYVVIAPGTADRSDVIAALKRYLTIIAVAVFGSLAIEGLMMRLGVGPVDDVAVRSVPEGYGGGAEAPAYAPAPLPEKALEAGAGFDLFMHPGLWFFLGCLFVLVVVLCFEYRARRKAKTG from the coding sequence ATGATACGAGACTCTGGTAACCACGAGAACGGAACGGAGGATACTGCAGAACTCGCTGAGGAGAAGCTGCTCATATTGCCCTTGAATGACAAGAATTCGAAACTCATCTCACAGGTCATTTCGAACGATACCGCTCGTGCTATTCTGGAAACCATCTCAGATGCGCCGCGGTCAACGACGGAAATCGCGGAGAAGCTGGGAATTCCGCTGACAACGGTACAGTACAACCTGGAGAAGCTGGCGGAGGCGGGACTGGTCAAGGTCGCGCGGACACGCTACAGCAGGAAGATGAAACCGGTGAAGCTGTACGCACCACAGCGGAAATACGTGGTCATCGCACCCGGTACGGCGGATAGAAGCGACGTAATCGCGGCCTTGAAGCGCTATCTGACCATCATCGCGGTTGCGGTCTTCGGCTCGCTGGCGATCGAGGGATTGATGATGCGACTGGGTGTGGGTCCGGTTGATGATGTAGCTGTACGATCCGTTCCGGAGGGGTATGGTGGCGGTGCTGAGGCACCGGCGTATGCACCCGCACCCTTACCGGAGAAGGCACTGGAAGCAGGCGCAGGGTTCGATCTCTTCATGCATCCCGGGCTCTGGTTCTTCCTCGGCTGCCTCTTCGTCCTCGTGGTCGTGCTTTGCTTTGAATATCGTGCGCGAAGAAAGGCGAAGACCGGGTGA